A segment of the Longimicrobiales bacterium genome:
CAGCGATGTCGACATGTCGCACGACGTGCTCTACCAGGAGTGGAACTGGGTGGATAACCAGCCGCTCATCCGTTCGTGGAACGAGCTGAACGAGGACCGCACGATCACGTGGGGCGCGCACCTCCGTTACACGCAGCCGCTCGGCGATGAAGGCACGCGCATCGGCTTCATCGCCACGGGTGCCACGAAGTCGCATCCGAAGATCCCTAACTACAACATCGTCAATATCCCGCGCGACCCGGGCAACTCCACGGCATTCAATTTCGGTGTCGGCCTGAGCAGGATCACGAAGGCGACAGCGTACTCCATGGAGCTGATCTTCGAGCCCGGCCGCAGCCATACCTGGGCCTACGCCGATACGGCGCTCACGACGCCGGGCGGTGTGATCCAGCCCGGGGAAAAGACCGTCGACAACCAGTTCCGCTACGGCAACTGGAACCTCGCGGCCGGCCTCCAGCATGAGACCGACCGCGCGGGATTCCAGCTCGGCATCCGCGTGCACGAGACGCGCTACTCGCTCGAGCAGCACAACTTCCTGGCCGACACGATCCGGAACACGGACGAGCGGTGGATCGAGTGGTCACCCAGCTGGGGCGGTGTCGTGAAGTTCGGCGACTTCGACCTGCGCTATACCGGGCGCTTCACCGCCAAGGGCTCACCCGGCAACGTCGTGTTCACGACCGGACGCCCCGACGTACTGATGGCGGATGCCCCGCGGTCGGGCGTGGACTTCGTCATCGGGCCGACCGGTCCCGTGTCGATGCCGGAGTTCCGTGTGACCATGCATCGGCTCATGGTGTCCGTCCCATTCGGGCGCTGAGGGCGATGTCGATTTCCTGAACGACCGCTCGTAGGTATGGTGAGGCGGCGTCGAACGGCGCTGCCCACCACACCTGACACGGAGACATCCATGCGCTACCTGATCCTGATCTACGAGAGCGAAGCCGACGCACAGCAGCCGACGGACGCCGAGATGCAGGAGTGGTTCGATTACACGGAGCGCCTGAAGGAGTCGGGAGCGCTGGTCGCCGGCGAGGCGCTGCAGCCGACGTCGACCGCGACGACGGTGCGGAAGCAGGGCGGCAGGGTAATGACGACGGACGGGCCGTTCGCCGAGACGAAGGAGCAGCTGGGCGGATTCTACATGATCGATGTCGAGAACCTGGATGAGGCGCTCCGGTGGGCGGCCGACATCCCGAGCGTCGGGCGCGGCCCGGTAGAGGTGCGGCCCGTCATGGAGTTCGGCAACGAGTAGCGATGCGGATGGAGGAGGACGGCCGGGCGGGCGATGCATCGGCGGATGCCGGCTCCACCCCGGCCGCGGCACGAGTGCGCGTGGATGACCGTGCGCGCGAGGTGCTGGAGACTGTGTTTCGTCGGGAGCGCTCACAGATCCTGGCCGTCCTCATCCGTCTGACCGGCGATTTCTCGCTCGCCGAAGACTCACTCCAGGAAGCATTCGCGGCAGCGCTGCTCCGCTGGCCGGAGGATGGTGTCCCGCCGCGGCCGGCCGCGTGGATCACGACGACGGCGCGACGTCGCGCGATCGACGTGATCCGCCGTGCGCGCACGTTC
Coding sequences within it:
- a CDS encoding YciI family protein; protein product: MRYLILIYESEADAQQPTDAEMQEWFDYTERLKESGALVAGEALQPTSTATTVRKQGGRVMTTDGPFAETKEQLGGFYMIDVENLDEALRWAADIPSVGRGPVEVRPVMEFGNE